In Terriglobia bacterium, a single window of DNA contains:
- a CDS encoding 3-deoxy-8-phosphooctulonate synthase — protein sequence MTDNWRYGAITAFQGLNPRVAGDGFVVAPDNSRAGLVWSVGSFPTEVISEPTPERWGVYSIAFPRAVSTIEDLVACFRHVLPELKSIYGKIHGHAG from the coding sequence ATGACCGACAACTGGCGGTACGGGGCGATCACTGCCTTTCAGGGTTTGAATCCGCGCGTGGCAGGCGATGGGTTTGTCGTCGCACCGGACAACAGTCGAGCCGGGTTGGTGTGGTCGGTGGGTAGCTTTCCGACCGAAGTCATCAGCGAGCCAACCCCGGAAAGGTGGGGCGTGTATTCGATTGCGTTTCCTCGGGCGGTCTCGACTATCGAAGACCTGGTCGCTTGCTTTCGTCACGTCTTGCCGGAGCTGAAATCGATCTATGGGAAGATCCACGGGCACGCTGGCTAA
- a CDS encoding type II toxin-antitoxin system RelE/ParE family toxin — MAPRDFHRLADRELNEAAKYYEIEGSGLGFSFLKEVERCLQLIADHPDAGTILRGSVRRRLLRRFPYALLYKVKPTGIRVLAVMNLKRRPTYWVGRE, encoded by the coding sequence ATGGCTCCTCGCGATTTTCATCGTCTCGCGGACCGGGAGCTAAACGAGGCGGCGAAATATTACGAGATTGAAGGTTCGGGGCTGGGGTTCTCGTTCCTCAAGGAGGTCGAGCGGTGCTTGCAGTTGATCGCCGACCATCCCGATGCCGGGACGATCCTCCGGGGTTCCGTTCGTCGTCGCCTTCTTCGCAGGTTTCCCTACGCGCTTCTCTACAAGGTCAAGCCAACGGGTATCCGGGTTCTGGCGGTCATGAATCTCAAGCGCCGTCCCACGTACTGGGTTGGCCGAGAGTAA
- a CDS encoding DUF3788 domain-containing protein — MSPSAFLDRGSPPSERALEAILGKGNGLWAELRADLSSEFAPLNEKWSFSGKSHGWILRLRQKRRTVLYMVPCPGYFVASFALGEKACQAARGSGLPARVLEIIQHGPKYPEGRGVRLEVRTKKDLANVEELASIKMAD, encoded by the coding sequence ATGTCGCCGAGCGCATTCCTTGACCGCGGTTCCCCACCCAGTGAACGGGCACTCGAAGCAATTCTGGGCAAGGGGAATGGCCTGTGGGCTGAGCTACGGGCTGATCTGTCCTCCGAATTCGCTCCGCTGAACGAGAAGTGGAGCTTCTCGGGAAAGTCCCACGGTTGGATTCTCCGGCTCCGGCAGAAGCGGAGGACGGTACTGTACATGGTGCCCTGTCCAGGGTACTTCGTGGCGTCGTTCGCGCTCGGCGAGAAGGCCTGCCAGGCAGCACGAGGAAGCGGACTTCCAGCGCGGGTACTCGAGATCATCCAGCATGGGCCCAAGTACCCCGAGGGCCGGGGCGTGCGGCTCGAGGTGCGCACCAAGAAGGACCTTGCGAACGTCGAAGAGCTGGCATCGATCAAGATGGCGGACTGA
- a CDS encoding 2-hydroxyacyl-CoA dehydratase family protein gives MAQEQAGAIKKIRATGPMREVMAAYFKELDEASRTGSTKVAWCTSVGPAELLRSFGFRVYFPENHGALLGSSRVASDVIPAANAIGYSPDICSYLTSDVGSFLRGHTPLTKAFGMASVPKPDVLVFNTNQCRDVQDWFAFYQRHWGVPMAGIDTMRGLGEITRDHRDSLVAQHKALLPILERVSGKKFDIDRLKEVVASSYRCTQRWKRVLRLAEHDPSPITFFDGTIHMGPAVVLRGDERAVLYYDVLIAELEERIAQRVGAVDGEAHRLYWEGMPVWGKIREHAEIFAGHRACVVASTYCNSWIFEALAEADPFEGMAGAYSELFIVRSEAFKEHYLSGMARDYLIDGIIYHDAKTCPNNSNNRYGMPERLAKKLGIPFVVIHGDLNDLRLYSEEQTKTQFEALVEQLGERA, from the coding sequence ATGGCGCAGGAGCAGGCGGGAGCCATCAAGAAGATCCGTGCAACCGGGCCGATGCGGGAGGTCATGGCCGCTTACTTCAAGGAGCTGGATGAAGCGTCACGGACCGGCTCGACCAAGGTCGCCTGGTGCACGAGCGTGGGACCCGCGGAGCTGCTGCGCAGCTTCGGTTTCCGCGTCTACTTCCCCGAGAACCACGGCGCGCTGCTCGGTTCGTCCCGAGTCGCCTCGGACGTCATTCCCGCGGCCAACGCCATCGGGTACTCGCCCGACATCTGCTCCTACCTGACCAGCGACGTGGGCTCCTTCCTGCGAGGCCACACCCCGCTGACCAAGGCCTTCGGCATGGCCTCCGTGCCGAAGCCGGATGTCCTGGTCTTCAACACCAACCAGTGCCGCGACGTGCAGGACTGGTTCGCCTTCTACCAGCGGCACTGGGGCGTGCCGATGGCCGGGATCGACACCATGCGCGGCCTCGGAGAGATCACCCGGGACCACCGCGACTCGCTCGTCGCCCAGCACAAGGCCCTCCTTCCCATCCTCGAGCGGGTCTCCGGGAAGAAGTTCGACATCGACCGGCTCAAGGAGGTCGTGGCCTCGAGCTACCGCTGCACCCAGCGATGGAAGAGGGTCCTTCGCCTGGCCGAGCACGACCCCTCGCCGATCACCTTCTTCGACGGCACCATCCACATGGGCCCGGCGGTGGTGCTCCGGGGCGACGAGCGGGCGGTCCTTTACTACGACGTCCTCATCGCCGAGCTCGAGGAGAGGATCGCCCAGCGCGTCGGGGCGGTGGACGGCGAGGCCCACCGGTTGTACTGGGAGGGGATGCCGGTCTGGGGCAAGATCCGCGAGCACGCCGAGATCTTCGCCGGCCACCGAGCCTGCGTCGTCGCCTCGACCTACTGCAACAGCTGGATCTTCGAGGCGCTGGCCGAGGCGGATCCCTTCGAAGGCATGGCCGGCGCGTACTCGGAGCTGTTCATCGTTCGATCGGAGGCCTTCAAGGAACACTACTTGAGCGGCATGGCGCGCGACTACCTCATCGACGGCATCATCTATCACGACGCCAAGACGTGCCCCAACAACTCCAACAATCGTTACGGCATGCCGGAGCGGCTCGCGAAGAAGCTGGGCATCCCGTTCGTCGTCATCCACGGCGACCTGAACGACCTGCGCCTCTACTCCGAGGAGCAGACGAAGACCCAGTTCGAGGCCCTGGTCGAGCAGCTCGGCGAGCGGGCCTGA
- a CDS encoding enoyl-CoA hydratase/isomerase family protein, producing MIVGVIGSGSIGPDLAYGFVAALAGGGGGKVYLHDIKQEALDAGVARIRGYVAKGLSRGKLSPKTAKAIETALVPTRNVMDLKECEYVLEAATEDLRIKKVILESVETVVGADCLIGFATSGIPRSRIAAGAEHPERCFVNHPFYPAWRALPVEVVLSGDEAFGARMLATLKSLGKVPIVTADVPCFAADDIFCNYCGEAARIAAEGVATPAQVDKVVNDAIGGGGPFLVMDLTRGNLLNVHCMELMREDPKGGEWFAPPPIFKKQGLTPWHDRNKPGDPSIDPARAKEVLDRILAVLLGRALQVADDGTCDPRELNWLTRNALGFRAGLLDLAEELGTDRVHDICTAYAAKHRGFPVPTSVAARKLPSFLRNVSVARDGEIAVVAIQRPEVRNALDERTMTELEEVFSGLAAENAVRGVVLTSFDGALAGADIGELAALKTPEEARQKCLRGHAVLGAIERMLKPVVAAVDGPVLGGGAELAMACHARVVGPALMLGQPEVNLGIIPGYGGTQRLPRLIGIERALDLLRTGRPVGATEACAWGWAEGEPAPDVVGAAKDLVRLHLAGKKKLSPVDPAQLPVPEKLPALDVGHHSLVTDAILVGVLREGLEKPLAEGLEVEAAGFARCNRTVDYDIGMKNFIQNGPRVPAVFLNE from the coding sequence ATGATCGTCGGAGTGATCGGCTCGGGCTCCATCGGACCGGACCTCGCCTACGGATTCGTCGCGGCGCTCGCCGGTGGCGGCGGTGGCAAGGTCTATCTCCACGACATCAAGCAGGAAGCGCTGGACGCCGGCGTCGCGCGGATTCGCGGATACGTGGCCAAGGGCCTCTCCCGGGGCAAGCTGAGCCCGAAGACCGCCAAGGCCATCGAGACGGCTCTCGTCCCGACCCGCAACGTAATGGACCTCAAGGAATGCGAGTACGTTCTCGAGGCCGCGACCGAGGATCTCAGGATCAAGAAGGTCATCCTCGAGAGCGTCGAGACGGTGGTCGGCGCGGACTGCCTCATCGGTTTCGCCACGTCCGGCATCCCACGCTCCCGCATTGCCGCAGGGGCCGAGCATCCCGAGCGCTGCTTCGTGAACCATCCCTTCTACCCGGCATGGCGAGCTCTTCCCGTCGAGGTGGTCCTGTCCGGCGACGAAGCGTTCGGGGCCCGGATGCTCGCGACGCTGAAGTCGCTCGGGAAGGTGCCGATCGTCACCGCCGACGTCCCCTGCTTCGCCGCGGACGATATCTTCTGCAACTACTGCGGCGAGGCGGCGCGGATCGCGGCGGAAGGCGTCGCCACCCCGGCCCAGGTGGACAAGGTCGTCAACGACGCGATCGGAGGAGGAGGCCCGTTCCTCGTGATGGACCTGACCCGCGGCAATCTCCTGAACGTGCACTGCATGGAGCTGATGCGCGAGGATCCCAAGGGAGGCGAGTGGTTCGCGCCCCCCCCGATCTTCAAGAAGCAGGGGCTGACCCCGTGGCACGACCGGAACAAGCCCGGAGATCCGAGCATCGACCCCGCGAGGGCGAAGGAGGTGCTCGACCGCATTCTGGCGGTGCTCCTCGGCAGAGCGCTGCAAGTGGCGGACGACGGCACCTGCGATCCACGTGAGCTCAATTGGCTCACGCGCAACGCGCTCGGCTTCCGTGCGGGCCTGCTCGATCTCGCCGAGGAACTCGGCACGGATCGGGTGCACGACATCTGCACGGCCTACGCCGCGAAGCACCGGGGTTTCCCGGTGCCGACGAGCGTCGCCGCCCGGAAGCTCCCGTCCTTCCTGAGAAACGTCTCCGTCGCGCGCGACGGGGAGATCGCGGTGGTCGCGATCCAGCGTCCCGAGGTGAGGAACGCCCTCGACGAGCGGACCATGACGGAGCTCGAGGAGGTCTTCTCCGGACTGGCTGCCGAGAACGCCGTTCGCGGCGTGGTGCTCACGAGCTTCGACGGTGCGCTGGCCGGCGCCGACATCGGCGAGCTGGCCGCGCTCAAAACCCCCGAGGAGGCGCGTCAGAAGTGCCTTCGCGGCCATGCCGTACTCGGCGCCATCGAGCGCATGCTGAAGCCGGTCGTGGCCGCGGTGGACGGGCCGGTGCTGGGCGGCGGCGCGGAGCTCGCGATGGCCTGCCACGCGCGCGTCGTCGGGCCGGCGCTGATGCTCGGCCAGCCCGAGGTCAACCTCGGCATCATTCCTGGTTACGGCGGAACCCAGCGCCTGCCCCGCCTGATCGGCATCGAGCGCGCCCTCGATCTCCTGCGCACCGGACGGCCGGTGGGCGCGACCGAGGCCTGCGCCTGGGGCTGGGCCGAGGGGGAGCCCGCGCCGGACGTCGTGGGCGCGGCAAAGGACCTCGTTCGCCTGCACCTCGCGGGGAAGAAGAAGCTCTCGCCCGTGGACCCGGCGCAGCTCCCCGTTCCGGAGAAGCTCCCCGCGCTGGACGTCGGTCACCATTCGCTGGTCACCGACGCCATCCTCGTTGGCGTCCTGCGCGAAGGGCTCGAGAAGCCCCTCGCGGAAGGCCTCGAGGTCGAAGCGGCGGGGTTCGCGCGCTGCAATCGGACGGTGGACTACGACATCGGCATGAAGAACTTCATCCAAAACGGCCCCAGGGTTCCGGCGGTCTTCCTGAACGAATAG
- a CDS encoding addiction module protein, whose amino-acid sequence MSNEEIEAEALKLDPKARARLAEKLLESLEALSDRENERLWAEEADRRDAEWDTAPGGARSATDVLRDARAKLK is encoded by the coding sequence ATGAGCAACGAGGAAATCGAGGCCGAAGCCCTGAAGCTGGATCCAAAGGCAAGGGCACGGTTGGCCGAGAAGCTCCTAGAGAGCCTCGAAGCACTGTCGGATCGCGAGAATGAGCGGCTCTGGGCGGAAGAGGCCGACCGACGGGATGCCGAGTGGGACACGGCGCCGGGTGGCGCGCGTTCGGCGACCGATGTGCTTCGTGACGCTCGGGCCAAGCTGAAGTGA
- a CDS encoding thiolase family protein, producing MTTKDRTIVILDGGRRTPRADILLDNSKPGLFSRFSATQLGGMAIRAALDRTKIDKALVGHVVMGMAMHSHRDSIYAAQGMRWRGGLADDVPALTVARICGSGAEALAVGSEMILAGVRHDEARPFVVVGGAESMQYPFLLYNYRGRKVGEAVQKYGPVDVRSLPPGTHLQDGLLMSLYDPSARMSMANTAEELGRRYSITREEADRFGYRSHVLAKKARDAGWFDEEIEPLTVEGDGATVPAEVKYDTHIIDDVNLEKIGRLPPAFEPGGIITAANASAVVDGAAAMVIGRESDADRYGLKALARVVGMGVAACDPQIMGWGPVPATRKALETAGVSGGSIDHVELNEAFAPQALACVRDFEKMGIDPEKVNPMGNAIALGHPLGATGAVLTLTCAYALRRTARRYGLVTMCIGGGQGIALVLEAV from the coding sequence ATGACGACCAAGGACAGGACCATCGTGATCCTCGACGGAGGACGCCGGACGCCGAGAGCGGACATTCTCCTGGACAACAGCAAGCCGGGGTTGTTCTCGCGCTTCTCCGCCACCCAGCTCGGTGGCATGGCCATCCGCGCCGCGCTCGACCGCACGAAGATCGACAAGGCCCTCGTCGGACACGTGGTCATGGGCATGGCGATGCACAGCCACCGCGATTCGATCTATGCGGCCCAGGGGATGAGATGGCGCGGCGGGCTCGCCGACGACGTGCCCGCCCTGACGGTGGCGAGGATCTGCGGCAGCGGGGCGGAGGCTCTCGCCGTCGGGTCGGAGATGATCCTCGCCGGCGTCCGTCACGACGAGGCGCGCCCGTTCGTGGTCGTGGGCGGCGCCGAGAGCATGCAGTACCCGTTTCTTCTCTACAACTACCGCGGGCGCAAGGTCGGCGAGGCCGTACAGAAGTACGGCCCCGTGGACGTCCGGAGCCTGCCCCCGGGAACGCACTTGCAGGACGGGCTCCTCATGTCCCTCTACGACCCGAGCGCGCGCATGTCCATGGCGAACACCGCCGAGGAGCTGGGACGGCGCTACTCGATCACGCGGGAGGAGGCCGACCGGTTCGGCTACCGCTCGCACGTCCTCGCGAAGAAGGCGAGGGACGCCGGCTGGTTCGACGAGGAGATCGAGCCTTTGACCGTGGAAGGGGACGGCGCGACCGTGCCCGCCGAGGTCAAGTACGACACGCACATCATCGATGACGTGAACCTGGAGAAGATCGGACGTCTCCCTCCCGCCTTCGAGCCCGGCGGGATCATCACGGCGGCGAACGCCAGCGCCGTCGTGGACGGTGCGGCGGCCATGGTGATCGGCAGGGAATCCGACGCGGACCGATACGGCCTCAAGGCGCTGGCGCGGGTGGTCGGGATGGGCGTGGCCGCCTGCGACCCGCAGATCATGGGGTGGGGACCTGTCCCCGCGACGCGCAAGGCCCTGGAGACGGCGGGCGTGAGCGGCGGCTCCATCGACCACGTGGAGCTGAACGAGGCGTTCGCCCCGCAGGCTCTGGCCTGCGTCCGCGACTTCGAGAAGATGGGCATCGATCCCGAGAAGGTCAATCCCATGGGGAACGCGATCGCTCTCGGCCATCCCCTGGGGGCCACGGGAGCCGTGCTGACGCTCACCTGCGCTTACGCGCTGCGCCGGACGGCGAGGCGCTACGGCCTGGTCACGATGTGCATCGGAGGCGGGCAGGGGATCGCGCTGGTCCTCGAGGCCGTGTAG
- a CDS encoding response regulator transcription factor: MPKILIVEDDAPLGTALRDGFEYEGYAVAVARDGAAGLKLASEGAPDVVLLDVMLPKLSGVDVCTRLRAAGNTVPIIMLTARGQEIDRVLGLKSGADDYVTKPFSFMELTARVEAVLRRAGGASKRDVVFRFGDVEADFAKCEVLKAGRRVEISARELRLLEYLVAHRGDVLTRERLLAAVWSYEGNTLSRTVDVHVAKLRRKLEDRPDDPRHILTVHGIGYKFAS, from the coding sequence ATGCCCAAGATCCTGATCGTCGAGGACGACGCGCCGCTCGGGACGGCGCTGCGCGACGGCTTCGAGTACGAGGGGTACGCCGTGGCCGTCGCGAGGGACGGCGCCGCGGGGCTCAAGCTCGCTTCGGAGGGGGCGCCCGACGTCGTGCTCCTCGACGTGATGCTCCCGAAGCTGAGCGGTGTCGACGTCTGCACGCGGCTCCGTGCCGCGGGGAACACGGTGCCGATCATCATGCTGACCGCGCGCGGCCAGGAGATCGACCGCGTCCTCGGGCTCAAGTCCGGAGCCGACGACTACGTGACGAAGCCGTTCAGCTTCATGGAGCTCACGGCCCGCGTCGAGGCGGTCCTCCGCCGCGCCGGGGGAGCGTCGAAGCGCGACGTCGTCTTCCGTTTCGGCGACGTCGAGGCGGACTTCGCGAAGTGCGAGGTCCTGAAGGCCGGGCGGAGGGTCGAGATCTCCGCGCGCGAGCTGCGCCTTCTCGAGTACCTCGTCGCGCACCGCGGCGACGTGCTGACCCGCGAGCGTCTGCTCGCCGCCGTCTGGTCGTACGAGGGGAACACGCTGAGCCGCACGGTGGACGTCCACGTCGCCAAGCTGCGGCGCAAGCTCGAGGACCGACCCGACGACCCGCGCCACATCCTGACGGTCCACGGCATCGGCTACAAATTCGCGAGCTGA
- a CDS encoding EamA family transporter: protein MRTLRLASRDLPLAGLVHLGVIYLVWGSTYLAIRVAVRGDAGFAPFTLGALRVIPGGILLLLWAAARRERIRPTRDEAALLLATGLLMWLGGNGLVNWAEQRLDSGYTALLIGTTPLWVAAMEALLDRRVPSPRFVGSLLVGFAGLATLTLPVLRAGSRGDAWATAGLVLAPISWGAGTILYHRRPLKLSPRVTSGFQQAFAGIGFAVTARVFGERPPPALAAREAWLAWGYLTLFGSVLAFTSYLRALRALPTSIVTTYAYVNPVVAVFLGWFLLHEPVTPWTLGGTALILAGVAGVFANR, encoded by the coding sequence GTGCGCACCCTGCGACTTGCCTCGCGCGATCTCCCCCTGGCCGGCCTCGTCCACCTCGGGGTCATCTACCTGGTCTGGGGGAGCACCTACTTGGCCATCCGGGTCGCCGTGCGCGGCGACGCGGGCTTCGCACCGTTCACCCTGGGCGCGCTCCGCGTGATTCCGGGCGGGATCCTCCTGCTCCTGTGGGCCGCGGCGCGGCGGGAGCGGATCCGCCCCACGCGCGACGAGGCGGCTCTCCTCCTGGCGACGGGCTTGCTCATGTGGCTGGGCGGAAACGGCCTGGTGAACTGGGCGGAGCAACGCCTGGACTCGGGCTACACGGCGTTGCTCATCGGCACGACGCCTCTCTGGGTCGCGGCCATGGAGGCTCTCCTCGATCGCCGGGTCCCCTCGCCGCGGTTCGTGGGCTCGCTCCTCGTCGGCTTCGCCGGACTGGCCACGCTCACGCTTCCCGTGCTCCGCGCGGGTTCGCGCGGAGACGCCTGGGCCACGGCGGGGCTCGTTCTCGCGCCGATCTCCTGGGGGGCGGGGACGATTCTCTATCACCGCCGCCCCCTGAAGCTCTCTCCCAGGGTGACGTCCGGGTTTCAGCAGGCGTTCGCAGGGATCGGTTTCGCGGTCACCGCGCGAGTCTTCGGCGAGAGACCTCCGCCGGCACTGGCGGCGAGGGAGGCGTGGTTGGCGTGGGGGTATCTCACCCTCTTCGGGTCGGTCCTGGCCTTCACCTCGTACCTGCGAGCGCTGCGCGCGCTCCCGACCAGCATCGTGACCACCTACGCCTACGTGAACCCGGTCGTGGCGGTTTTCCTCGGCTGGTTCCTGCTGCACGAGCCGGTCACGCCGTGGACCCTGGGGGGCACCGCGCTCATCCTCGCGGGTGTGGCCGGCGTTTTCGCGAATCGCTGA
- a CDS encoding PDZ domain-containing protein gives MTRRPVRLVALVALVALAAPFAALGAAGKSYKCSHDTQTCLNLMVAKLKTSGWLGIEYDDSKGTKAFRVTKVVSGSPAESAGFRPGDVLVSVNGTKFADNTEDRCVTCERTKDVWKPGSKIEYVVTRGGSEVRLSATLAALPPDVMAMMIGMHMIEHARPEAAEK, from the coding sequence ATGACACGTCGTCCCGTGAGGCTCGTAGCGCTCGTCGCTCTCGTCGCGCTGGCCGCGCCCTTCGCCGCCTTGGGGGCGGCGGGCAAGTCGTACAAGTGCTCGCACGATACGCAGACCTGCCTGAACCTCATGGTCGCGAAGCTCAAGACGAGCGGCTGGCTCGGGATCGAGTACGACGACAGCAAGGGGACGAAGGCGTTCCGGGTCACGAAAGTCGTGTCGGGGAGCCCCGCCGAGTCGGCGGGATTCCGGCCGGGCGATGTCCTCGTCTCCGTCAACGGAACGAAGTTCGCCGACAACACCGAGGACCGCTGCGTCACCTGCGAGCGCACGAAGGACGTCTGGAAGCCGGGCTCGAAGATCGAGTACGTCGTGACCCGCGGCGGGAGCGAGGTCCGGCTCAGCGCGACGCTCGCCGCGCTTCCCCCCGACGTGATGGCGATGATGATCGGCATGCACATGATCGAGCACGCCCGCCCGGAGGCCGCGGAGAAGTGA
- a CDS encoding HAMP domain-containing histidine kinase encodes MSKRGDPPGRRAAWTGFLAAFLALVLVLALQVASLVRLERASLLAGNAVLSGFLDAVATEVLYTYGPAAERTLDVPASYFARDDVGRAAAYFRRKDLEGAKRLFVVRFGDADWGTVLFYDPETGTMTLAPASDETRAVTVACTPWKLLREKAIALDTPRLVVEERDPANRVILNPITDATSRIVGVAGLILDGDYFTSRLLPNAVRSCLPRYFPDGGDAVVVSVRDGSGALRFTTDPGGDGRADLTRPIPFVFTDHSLGVRSRTLTPEKLARVNFGFNLTLSVLVAALMAGGLVLALRATAREVKLARMKSEFVSNVTHELKTPLASIRVFAEHLRRGRAAAPEKAREYGEHIEAESLRLTNLVNNVLDLSSIESGRKAYAFAPGDVGKVLAATLAAFRVRLLHEGFDLELDEPEEPLPAARIDPDALGRAIHNLVENAVRYSGDSRWVGVRLTHRDGEIAISVEDRGIGIPESEQERIFERFHRVSTGLVHDVRGSGLGLSIVRHVVEAHGGRVEVSSRPGRGSVFTIRIPVAGVPDGPAKG; translated from the coding sequence TTGTCGAAACGAGGAGATCCTCCGGGGCGTCGGGCCGCCTGGACCGGGTTTCTCGCGGCGTTCCTCGCCCTCGTCCTGGTCCTGGCGCTCCAGGTCGCGTCGCTCGTCCGGCTCGAGCGGGCGTCGCTCCTCGCGGGCAACGCGGTCCTCTCCGGATTTCTCGACGCCGTCGCGACCGAGGTGCTCTACACCTACGGGCCGGCCGCCGAGCGCACGCTCGACGTGCCCGCGTCGTACTTCGCGCGGGACGACGTCGGCCGGGCGGCGGCGTACTTCCGGCGCAAAGACCTCGAGGGGGCGAAGCGACTGTTCGTGGTGCGCTTCGGCGACGCCGACTGGGGAACGGTCCTCTTCTACGACCCCGAGACGGGGACGATGACGCTGGCTCCCGCGTCGGACGAGACGCGCGCCGTCACGGTCGCGTGCACCCCATGGAAGCTGCTGCGGGAGAAGGCGATCGCGTTGGACACGCCGCGGCTCGTCGTCGAGGAGCGGGACCCCGCGAACCGGGTGATCTTGAACCCGATCACCGACGCGACGTCCCGGATCGTCGGCGTCGCCGGCCTGATCCTCGACGGCGACTACTTCACCTCGCGCCTCCTTCCGAACGCCGTTCGCTCGTGCCTTCCCCGGTACTTTCCGGACGGCGGCGACGCGGTGGTCGTGTCGGTCCGAGACGGGAGCGGCGCTCTCCGGTTCACGACCGACCCCGGCGGGGACGGCCGGGCCGACCTCACGAGGCCGATCCCGTTCGTCTTCACCGACCACAGCCTCGGGGTCCGCAGCCGGACGCTGACGCCCGAGAAGCTCGCCCGCGTCAACTTCGGCTTCAACCTGACGCTGTCCGTCCTCGTCGCGGCGCTCATGGCGGGCGGGCTCGTGCTGGCGCTCCGTGCGACCGCGCGCGAGGTGAAGCTCGCCCGGATGAAGTCGGAATTCGTCTCGAACGTCACGCACGAGCTCAAGACGCCGCTTGCGTCGATCCGCGTCTTCGCGGAGCACTTGAGACGCGGGCGCGCGGCGGCCCCCGAGAAGGCCCGCGAGTACGGCGAGCACATCGAGGCGGAGAGCCTGAGGCTCACGAACCTCGTCAACAACGTGCTCGACCTCTCGAGCATCGAGTCGGGACGGAAGGCCTACGCCTTCGCCCCCGGCGACGTCGGGAAGGTGCTCGCCGCGACGCTCGCCGCATTCCGGGTGCGGCTCCTCCACGAGGGATTCGACCTCGAGCTCGACGAGCCGGAGGAGCCGCTGCCGGCGGCGCGGATCGACCCCGACGCGCTCGGGCGGGCGATCCACAACCTCGTCGAGAACGCCGTGCGCTACTCCGGCGACTCCCGCTGGGTCGGCGTGCGCCTTACGCACCGGGACGGGGAGATCGCGATCTCGGTCGAGGACCGGGGGATCGGTATCCCCGAGAGCGAGCAGGAGCGGATCTTCGAGCGGTTCCACCGGGTGAGCACCGGGCTCGTGCACGACGTGCGCGGGAGCGGCCTCGGGCTCTCGATCGTGCGTCACGTCGTGGAGGCCCACGGCGGGCGCGTCGAGGTGTCGAGCCGGCCGGGGCGCGGAAGCGTGTTCACGATCCGGATTCCGGTCGCCGGGGTTCCGGACGGACCGGCCAAGGGATAG
- a CDS encoding PDZ domain-containing protein, which translates to MRTRQWLWLSLGALLALAFVAIPAVAGGMDHKCKYDTQACLNHMVSSMKDRGWVGLELTDEEANKPLTVTRVVPGSPAEAAGFRAGDTLVSVNGVKFADNTEGKCVTCEATKNDWTPGRKVRYVVSRSGGELTLEPTLAAIPSDVMAQWIGAHMIEHAEVEVAKK; encoded by the coding sequence ATGAGAACCCGCCAGTGGCTTTGGCTTTCCCTCGGCGCGCTCCTCGCGCTCGCGTTCGTCGCCATCCCCGCCGTTGCCGGCGGCATGGATCACAAGTGCAAGTACGACACTCAGGCCTGTCTGAACCACATGGTCTCGAGCATGAAGGACCGTGGCTGGGTCGGGCTCGAGCTCACCGACGAAGAGGCGAACAAACCTCTCACGGTGACGCGCGTCGTGCCGGGGAGCCCTGCCGAAGCCGCCGGGTTCCGTGCCGGCGACACGCTCGTCTCCGTCAACGGCGTGAAGTTCGCCGACAACACCGAAGGGAAGTGCGTGACGTGCGAGGCGACGAAGAACGACTGGACCCCCGGCCGGAAGGTCCGTTACGTCGTCAGTCGGAGCGGCGGCGAGCTGACCCTCGAGCCCACCCTCGCCGCGATCCCCAGCGACGTGATGGCGCAGTGGATCGGGGCGCACATGATCGAGCACGCAGAGGTCGAGGTGGCCAAGAAGTAG